The Heterodontus francisci isolate sHetFra1 chromosome 4, sHetFra1.hap1, whole genome shotgun sequence DNA window gggtccaaaattatcaggaaaccagggcccaggattatcaggaatcctgggtccagcattacaaggaaaccagggccgagtattatcaggaatcctgggtccaaaaTTATCAGAAAACCAGGGCCCATTATTTTCAGGAATCCTGGGACACAATTATCAGGAATACTGGGCCCACTATTACCAGGAATCCCAGGCccggtattatcaggaatcccgggtccaaaattatcaggaaacctgggccccgaattatcaggaatcctgggcccggTATTAGCAGGAATCCCggacccagtattatcaggaatcctggctccagcattatcagcaatcctgggtccagaattatcaggaaaccagggcccagtattatcaggaatcctaggtccagcattatcaggaatccatggcccagtaatatcaggaatcctgggtccagaattatctggaatcatgggtccagcattatcaggaaaccagggcccagtattatcaggaatcctgggtccaagaTCATCAGGAAACCAAGGCCCATTGttttcaggaatcctgggtccagaattatcaggaaaacagggcccagtattatcaggaatcttgGGTCCTGAATTATCAGGAaaacagggcccagtattatcaggaatcttgggtccagaattatcaggaaaccagggcccagcatTATCAGGAGtcttgggtccagaattatcagcaaaCCAGGGCCCATCATTAtcgggaatcctgggtccagaattatcaggaaaccagcgcCAATTATTTTCAGGaagcctgggtccagaattatcaggaaaccagggcccagtattatcaggaaacccaggaccaaaattatcaggaaaccagggcccagtattatcaggattcccgggcccactattatcaggaatcctgggtccagaattatcaggaaaccaggccccagtattatcaggaatcctaggtccagaattatcaggaatccctgtctcaggattatcaggaaatttgggccaaggattaccaggaatcccgggtccagaattatcaggaatccctggctcaggattatcaggaaatttgggccaaggattaccaggaatcccgggtccagaattatcaggaaaccagggcccagtataattaggaatcccgggcccagtattatcagtaatcctgggtccagaattatcaggaatcctgcgtccagaatgaacaggaaaccagggcccagtattatcaggaaaactgggcccaggattatcaggaatcctgggtccagaattatcagaaaccagggcccagtattatcaggaatcctgggcccagtattagcaggaaaccagggcccagtattatcaggaaaccagggcccagtattatcaggaatccccggtccagtattatcaggaatcctgggtccagtattatcaggaatcccgggtccagtattatcaggaaaccagggcccagtattatcaggaatccccggtccagtattatcaggaaaccagggtccagtattatcaggaatccccggtccagtattatcaggaattccgggtccagtattatcaggaaaccagggcccagtattatcaggaaaccggggcccagtattatcaggaatccccggtccagtattatcaggaatccccggtccagtattatcaggaaacaagggcccagtattatcaggaatccccggtccagtattatcaggaatcccgggtccagtattatcaggaaaccagggcccaatattatcaggaatcctgggtgcagaattatcaggaaaccagggcccagtattatcaggaatcctgggtccaaaaTTATCACGAAACCAGGGCCCATTGttttcaggaatcctgggtccagaattatcaggaaaccagggcccagtattatcaggaatcctgggtccagaattatcaggaaacctgggcccagttttatcaggaatcctgggtccagaattgtccGGAACCcttggcccaggattatcaggaatccttggtccagcattatcaggaaaacagggcccagtattatcaggaatcttgggtccagaattatcaggaaaccagggcccagtattatcaggaatccgagGCATAGTATTattaggaatcctgggtccagaattatcagaaaaccAGGGCCctaaattatcaggaatcctgggtccagaattatgagGAAACCAGTGCCAATTATtttcaggaatcctggctccagaattatcaggaaacctgggcccaggattatcaggaatccgatGTCCAGCATTATCAGAAAACCAGGGcagagtattatcaggaatcctgggtccagaattatcaggaaaccagggcccagtattatcaggaatcccaagtccagtattatcaggaatcctgggcccaggattatcaggaatccggtGTCCAGCataatcaggaaaccagggccctgtattatcaggaatcccaagtccagtattatcaggaatcccgggtccagcattatcaggaatcctgggtccagaattgtcaggaaaccagggccgagtattatcaggaatcctgggtccagaattatcaggaaacctgggcccaggtttatcaggaatcctgggtccagcattatcaggaaaccagggcccagtattatcaggaatcttgggtccagaattatcaggaacccagggccagtattatcaggaatcctgggtccagaattatcaggaaacctgggcccaggtttatcaggaatcctgggtccagaattatcaggaaaccagggcccagtattatcaggaatcccaagtccagtattatcaggaatcctgggtccagaattgttaGGAAACcttggcccaggattatcaggaatcctaggtccagcattatcaggaatccatggCCCCGtaatatcaggaatcccgggtacagaattatcaggaatccaggACCGAGTATTATCAGGCATCCTGGGTccaaaattatcaggaaacctgggcccattgttttcaggaatcctgggtccagaattatcaggaaaccagggcccagttttATCAggtatcctgggtccagaattgtcaGGAACCCTTGGCcccggattatcaggaatccttggtccagcattatcaggaaaacagggcccagtattatcaggtatcttgggtccagaattatcaggaaaccagggtccagaattatcaggaaaccagggcccagtattatcaggtattccaggcatagtattatcaggaatcctgggtccagaattctcAGCAAACCAAGGCCctaaattatcaggaatcctgggtccagaattatcaggaaaccagtgcCAATTATTTTCAGGAAGCctgggcccagaattatcaggaatactgGGCCCACTCTTACCAGGAATCCCAGGCCCAGTATTATCATgaatcctgtgtccagaattatcagcAAACCAGAGCCctaaattatcaggaatcctgggtccagaattatcaggaaatcaGTGCCAATTATTTTCAGGaagcctgggtccagaattatcaggaatactgGGCCCACTCTTACCAGGAATCCCAGGCccggtattatcaggaatcctgggtccagagttatcaggaaaccagggcccagtattatcaggaatcccagccatagtattatcaggaatcctgggtctagatttatcaggaaacctgggcccagtattatcaggaatcctgggtccaaaattatcaggaaaccagggcccaggattatcaggaatcctgggtccagcattacaaggaaaccagggccgagtattatcaggaatcctgggtccaaaaTTATCAGAAAACCAGGGCCCATTATTTTCAGGAATCCTGGGACACAATTATCAGGAATACTGGGCCCACTATTACCAGGAATCCCAGGCccggtattatcaggaatcccgggtccaaaattatcaggaaacctgggccccgaattatcaggaatcctgggcccggTATTAGCAGGAATCCCggacccagtattatcaggaatcctggctccagcattatcagcaatcctgggtccagaattatcaggaaaccagggcccagtattatcaggaatcctaggtccagcattatcaggaatccatggcccagtaatatcaggaatcctgggtccagaattatctggaatcatgggtccagcattatcaggaaaccagggcccagtattatcaggaatcctgggtccaagaTCATCAGGAAACCAAGGCCCATTGTTttcaggaatcctgagtccagaattatcaggaaaacagggcccagtattatcaggaatcttgGGTCCTGAATTATCAGGAaaacagggcccagtattatcaggaatcttgggtccagaattatcaggaaaccagggcccagcatTATCAGGAGtcttgggtccagaattatcagcaaaCCAGGGCCCATCATTAtcgggaatcctgggtccagaattatcaggaaacctgggccccgaattatcaggaatcctgggcccggTATTAGCAGGAATCCCggacccagtattatcaggaatcctggctccagcattatcagcaatcctgggtccagaattatcaggaaaccagggcccagtattatcaggaatcctaggtccagcattatcaggaatccatggcccagtaatatcaggaatcctgggtccagaattatcaggaatcctgggtccaagaTCATCAGGAAACCAAGGCCCATTGttttcaggaatcctgggtccagaattatcaggaaa harbors:
- the LOC137368782 gene encoding small proline-rich protein 3-like, with translation MMGPGLLIILDPRLLIMLGPGFLIILDPRFLIILGPVFLIILDPGFLKTMGLGLLIMLEPGFLIILGPGFLLIPGPGFLIIRGPGFLIILDPGFPIMMGPGLLIILDPRLLIMLGPGFLIILDPRFLIILGPVFLIIQDPRFLIILGPVFLIILDSGFLKTMGLGFLMILDPGFLIILGPGFLIMLDP
- the LOC137368781 gene encoding small proline-rich protein 3-like, yielding MLDQGFLIIRGQGFLTILDPGYLIKLGPGFLIILDPGFLKTMGPGFLIILDPGCLIILGPGFLIILYPGFLILRGHGFLIMLDLGFLIILGQGFLTILDPGFLIILDLGFLIILGPGFLIILDLGFLIILGPGFLIILDPGFLIILCPGFLIMLDIGFLIILGPGFLIILEPGFLKIIGTGFLIILDPGFLII